A window of Sulfobacillus thermosulfidooxidans contains these coding sequences:
- a CDS encoding AI-2E family transporter translates to MNMVPPLAPAKTSRLERIKDSLMVVILAGIIIFAAEHILSRLHEVVIVLVLSVTIVIMLNPLVRWLSRRIRRGWAVLIVVLGSLVVFFGGIGGLSSIIVMQLQVLAKQLPSDVERLIPLILTFLSNAGIHLNIQQIEHTALQHASAASSAAIHDTVRVLTSIIKGLVDTVLIIILTVYMLLDAPRIESSLEHLIPPGPLPAVLAVEQTVARVVGGYVRGQLLLSVLIGLAFGIGTSLIGLPDAVTVGVIAAVGELIPLLGPVIGSLLPLIFALLDHPSLHVPEVLIMLLGIHLLESDVLGPRIMRDQLGLHPIISIIALLIGATWLGIWGALFAVPAAGIAVAGIRAGAGAWRAYASSPPKDAR, encoded by the coding sequence ATGAATATGGTTCCACCTCTGGCTCCCGCAAAAACGAGTCGCTTGGAACGCATTAAAGATAGTTTAATGGTCGTGATTTTAGCCGGTATTATCATCTTTGCTGCGGAACACATCTTAAGCCGATTACACGAAGTCGTCATTGTCCTCGTGCTCTCGGTCACCATTGTCATCATGTTAAATCCACTCGTTAGATGGCTTTCACGCCGCATTCGACGCGGTTGGGCAGTTCTGATTGTCGTTTTAGGATCTCTTGTCGTATTCTTCGGCGGTATTGGCGGTCTGTCCTCAATTATCGTCATGCAGTTACAGGTTTTAGCGAAGCAATTACCCAGCGACGTTGAACGCCTCATCCCGCTCATTCTGACATTCCTAAGCAATGCCGGTATTCATTTGAACATCCAGCAAATTGAACACACCGCGCTCCAGCATGCTTCAGCCGCATCGTCAGCAGCCATTCATGACACTGTGCGGGTCTTAACCAGTATTATTAAAGGACTGGTTGATACGGTATTAATCATTATCCTCACGGTCTACATGTTACTCGATGCCCCACGCATTGAGTCGTCGCTCGAACATCTGATTCCCCCAGGTCCCCTGCCCGCAGTCCTTGCCGTGGAACAAACGGTTGCCCGCGTGGTCGGTGGATATGTCCGCGGGCAGCTCTTATTATCCGTACTGATAGGACTAGCCTTTGGCATCGGCACGTCCCTCATCGGCCTGCCCGATGCGGTCACTGTCGGAGTCATTGCCGCGGTGGGAGAACTGATTCCCTTGCTGGGTCCGGTAATCGGTTCCCTATTGCCATTAATTTTTGCGTTATTGGATCATCCCTCACTTCACGTTCCCGAAGTCTTGATTATGTTACTCGGCATTCATCTTCTTGAATCTGATGTACTCGGCCCGCGCATAATGCGCGACCAATTAGGATTACATCCCATCATTTCGATTATTGCGCTACTCATTGGTGCCACCTGGTTAGGCATCTGGGGTGCCTTATTTGCCGTGCCAGCCGCTGGCATTGCCGTGGCTGGCATTCGCGCCGGAGCAGGCGCTTGGCGTGCTTATGCAAGTTCACCGCCTAAAGATGCCAGGTAA
- a CDS encoding sulfite exporter TauE/SafE family protein: protein MGIFHSLSLYSVAFFIVVIAFIVRGTIGFGSGLIAVASLILLMPVKLAVPLVFLLDLTAALVLGSYDVKQVVWRDVLWLLPFASIGVLIGGFILKKASPGSVTFILGLFILIYVLYAVWVKLDRLPKIRTFWAIPLGLLGGLAGSLYGGGGPPLVAYLQLRKLDKRQFRATMQLVAGMNNVLRGILYIALGLLTFQIGLGYLALLPAMLLGLWIGNKVHLRINAKLFQEVVLVVLTLVGLKLMIPV, encoded by the coding sequence ATGGGAATTTTTCATAGCCTGAGTCTTTATAGTGTAGCTTTTTTTATCGTGGTCATAGCGTTTATTGTTCGTGGTACGATTGGATTTGGATCCGGGTTAATTGCTGTCGCCAGTTTAATTTTGTTAATGCCAGTAAAGCTGGCTGTGCCCCTGGTATTTTTATTGGATTTGACGGCCGCACTGGTTTTGGGATCTTATGATGTTAAACAAGTTGTCTGGCGCGATGTATTATGGCTCTTGCCGTTTGCTAGTATAGGTGTGTTAATTGGCGGATTCATTCTCAAAAAGGCTTCTCCTGGCAGCGTAACGTTTATCTTGGGTTTGTTTATCCTCATTTATGTGCTCTATGCCGTGTGGGTGAAATTGGATCGGCTACCCAAAATTCGCACATTTTGGGCCATTCCTTTAGGATTGTTGGGTGGATTAGCAGGGAGTCTCTATGGTGGCGGTGGTCCACCCTTGGTGGCATATTTGCAATTGCGGAAATTGGACAAGCGTCAGTTTCGTGCCACGATGCAACTGGTCGCGGGAATGAATAATGTGCTGCGCGGCATTTTATATATAGCTTTGGGGTTGCTAACTTTTCAAATTGGTCTCGGTTATCTCGCCTTATTACCCGCTATGTTATTAGGATTATGGATAGGCAATAAAGTCCATTTGCGCATTAATGCAAAACTTTTTCAAGAAGTGGTCTTGGTCGTGCTGACCTTGGTGGGTTTAAAATTAATGATCCCTGTGTAA
- a CDS encoding GAF domain-containing sensor histidine kinase, translated as MSMNAERIHLLKNIAEALNEATDIDMTVSRLLKLTVHSLGLQTAWIFRYDPARLYFVEMGASGLPPALSHHGAHALKVGWCECQDRFVRGRLHTAVNIVRCSRLRDASGDKQGLVFHASVPLRSQEKLLGILNVASAGKKPFSQDTLSLLRTIGYQVAVALDRSTLLLEQSRYADRLRALANLANHLIVTMDINHILDHACQQLAHILDYDAVAIFSAHNPLSLVAQCVRENIHEFAYRYDEIDPGKNLSQSPGLLIAGDVSGLWQEIPQTPYRIRAETRQIRAFHPFDRELLITAAWHIATAVENVRLYEKSRQEAQQHERRLLAATLHDSVNQRLFSAQLLTRSATVLWRAEPEHPKIAEFLQRISAQLVQSQIEMRRLIGALRPAAAAEWINQLKNDLSHVTMATGLHFDTSLPEQIPAHWNQEALHILKGIIDECLHNTLQHGQAHHVQLSLNYDVQSLYVHIEDDGKGFDPAATEPGYGSRTIEERVRSLGGQFSLHSQPGHGTRIVITLPLEPYFYSSPSQGPKEKSHHDEIP; from the coding sequence ATGTCAATGAATGCAGAACGCATCCATCTCTTGAAAAATATTGCGGAAGCCTTAAACGAAGCGACGGATATCGATATGACGGTCAGCCGATTGTTGAAGCTTACGGTCCATTCATTAGGATTACAGACTGCGTGGATCTTTCGCTATGATCCCGCCCGCTTGTATTTTGTCGAAATGGGCGCGAGCGGACTGCCACCCGCACTATCTCACCACGGGGCCCATGCGCTGAAAGTTGGTTGGTGCGAGTGTCAGGACCGTTTTGTACGTGGACGTCTTCACACCGCTGTCAACATTGTGCGCTGCAGCCGTCTTCGAGATGCTTCCGGAGACAAACAAGGATTAGTTTTTCACGCCAGCGTGCCCTTGCGGTCGCAAGAAAAACTTTTAGGTATTCTCAATGTTGCATCCGCAGGAAAAAAACCATTTTCTCAAGACACCTTGAGCCTGTTAAGAACCATTGGGTACCAGGTCGCCGTGGCCTTAGACCGGTCAACACTTTTGCTGGAACAATCCCGGTATGCCGATCGTCTTCGGGCTCTAGCCAACTTGGCCAATCATCTCATTGTGACGATGGACATTAACCACATTTTAGACCATGCTTGCCAACAGCTGGCCCACATCTTGGATTATGATGCGGTCGCCATATTCTCCGCCCACAATCCTCTGTCTCTTGTAGCCCAATGTGTTCGTGAAAATATCCATGAATTTGCTTATCGTTATGATGAGATCGATCCGGGAAAAAATTTGTCGCAATCTCCCGGCCTTTTAATAGCAGGCGACGTATCGGGATTATGGCAAGAGATCCCGCAGACGCCCTACAGGATCCGTGCCGAAACCCGCCAAATTCGAGCATTCCACCCCTTCGACCGAGAGTTGCTCATCACGGCGGCTTGGCATATTGCTACGGCAGTGGAAAATGTTCGTCTTTATGAAAAATCACGGCAAGAAGCCCAGCAACACGAACGACGCTTGCTCGCAGCGACACTGCACGATTCCGTGAACCAACGGTTGTTTTCCGCTCAATTATTAACGCGCAGTGCAACGGTCTTGTGGCGGGCAGAACCCGAACATCCCAAAATTGCAGAGTTTTTGCAACGCATTAGTGCCCAACTCGTGCAAAGTCAAATCGAAATGCGTCGGTTAATTGGGGCCTTACGTCCCGCCGCGGCGGCAGAATGGATTAACCAGCTAAAAAATGACCTATCGCATGTGACCATGGCGACCGGCCTTCATTTTGATACGTCTTTGCCCGAACAAATTCCGGCTCATTGGAATCAAGAAGCCCTTCATATATTGAAAGGCATTATTGACGAATGTCTTCACAACACGCTGCAACACGGCCAAGCCCACCATGTCCAGTTATCTTTAAATTATGATGTCCAAAGCCTTTATGTGCACATCGAGGACGACGGAAAAGGATTCGATCCCGCGGCGACTGAACCGGGGTATGGATCTCGTACGATTGAGGAACGCGTTCGGTCATTAGGCGGCCAGTTCTCCCTCCACAGCCAACCGGGACACGGCACCCGCATCGTAATTACCTTGCCATTAGAGCCATATTTCTATTCATCTCCCTCACAAGGGCCAAAGGAGAAATCTCATCATGACGAAATTCCTTAA